CCACCGCTGCCCCGCCGCCCTCGCCCAGCAGGAGTCCGTCGAGCACGGCCGGCGCCGCCACGACCTCGGCCAGGTCCACCACCGCCCCGTGCGACAGGACGACGACGGTGGCCGGATTGGCTGCCAGGACCGCCACCAACAGGTCGAGTTGCACCTGCGGGAGCCGCCAATCGGTGCGGTCGAAGCCCTCGGATTCGTCGCCGGCGGGGACGCCGAGGAAGACCACGGCCACCTCGGCGGCCGCGGCCCGGGCGACGGCCGCGGCCCGCAGCGCCGACTCGTCACCCGTGCCGTCGACGGTGAACCCCGGTTCGAACACGACGTCCGGTAGCGCCAACGCCGCGATCGCATCCACCGCCGCGTCGACACGCGTCGGGTTCACCTTCGAACTCCCGCCGCCCTGATAGCGCGGGGTCCGGGCGAACTCGCCGATCACCGCCACCCGCGTCGTCGGCGCCAGCGGGAGCAGCGGCGTGCCGTCGACGGGCTCGTTGGCCAGCAACACCAGACACCGCCGCGCCGCGGTGACGGCGAGCTCGTGCTGGGCCTCGTGGTCATACGTCGTGTCGACCGAGTTCGCCTGCGCCGCGAGGGCCAGCGACACGACCCGCTCGGCGCACGCGTCGACGGCCGTCTCGGACAGGCGCCCCTCCCGCACGGCGACCACCAGTTCCGCCGGGCCCTGTCCGGGGCCGGGCATCTGAAGGTCCAACCCGGCCGCCGCGGCGGCCACCCGGTCGTCCACCGCCCCCCAGTCGGAGACGACGAACCCCTCGAACCCCCACCGCTGCCGCAGCGTGTCGGTCAGCAACCAGGTGTTCTGGGTGGCATAGACACCGTTGATCTTGTTGTAGGCGGCCATCACCGACCAGGGTTGGGCCGTGCGCACCACGTGCTCGAACGCGCGCAGGTAGATCTCGTGCAGTGGCCGTGGGTCGATGTCGGAGCTGATCCGGAACCGTTCGGTCTCCTGGTTGTTGGCCGCGAAGTGCTTCAGCGACGTCCCCACGCCGTGGCGTTGGACGCCGCGCACGAAGGCGGCCGCCATCGCCCCGGCGAGGATCGGGTCCTCGGAGTAGTACTCGAAGTTGCGCCCACCCAGCGGCGACCGTTTGATGTTGATCCCGGGCCCCAGGAGCACGCCGACCTTTTCCGCCAGGCAGGCTCGGCCGAGCGCATCGCCGACCTCCTCGGCCACCGCCGGGTCGAAGGTGGCCGCCATCGCGACCGCCGGCGGGAAGCAGACGGCGACCACGGAGTTGTTGAGCCCCAACGCATCCCCGCCCTCGGTCTGTTTGCGGATGCCGTGCGGCCCGTCGGTCAGCGTCACCGCGACGATGCCGGCCCCGTCGATCCCGACGGTGTCCCAAAAGCCAGCGCCGGTGGTGAGTGCCGCCTTCTGGTCGAGGTCGAGACCCGCGACGATCTCTCGCGCCCGGTCCCGATGGTCGATGGGGTTGGTTGCCATGGGTCAAATCTAGAGGGGATCTGGCAGTCTTGGCGGCATGCCCGAACCCGCGACGACCGAACCCGCGATCACCATCACCTACTGCAGCCAGTGCAACTGGTTGCTGCGCGCGAGTTGGTTGGCCGGCGAGCTGCTCTCGACGTTCGGCGCCGAGCTGGCCGGGGTGACCCTGGTTCCCGGTACCGGCGGGGTCTTCACCGTCGATGTCGACGGGGAACGGGTCTGGGACCGCACAGCCGACGGCGGCTTTCCCGACGCGGCGCAGCTCAAACGCCGGGTGCGCGACGCAGCCCTGCCCGACTGGAACCTCGGGCACGGCGAAGCGCCCTGACCTGCGAAGCGGGGCCATGAGACGCAGATCACCCTCGATGCCGTTACGATGGCGACATGATTCGACGTTGGTCTGCCCTTGCCCTGAGCGCATTCACCGCCCTGTCCGGGCTGGTGATCGCCGCCGCCCCGGCGTCGGCTGCGCGCTGCGCCGACGTGGAGGTGTTGTGGGCCCGGGGAACGGCCGAACCCGCAGCCCCCATCGGGTTGACCGGCCTGGCGTTCGTCGAAACGTTGCGCCGACACACCCCCGGCCGATCGCTGCACGCCCAGGGCGTCCAGTACGAGGCGAGTGACAAGTTCACCAACCGCGGCGAGTTCGCCCACTCGGTGAACCGTGGGGTCAAGGCCGCCCAGAACGAGATCAAGTACCTCTCGGCGCGGTGCCCGCGCAGCCGGATCGTGTTCGGCGGGTTCTCCCAGGGCGCCGTCGTCGCCGGGTACGCCCTGGTCGACAAGCTTCAGATCCCGCGCAAGTACCAGCAGTACGCGCACTACGCGCCGGCGCCGCTGCCGGCGAGCGTGACCCCGCACATCGCCGCGGTGATTACCTTCGGAGCCCCGTCGAAGCGGTTCATCCGCGACGTCGGCGCACCGCCCATCACCATTGCCGGGCGCTTCGCACCCAAGGTCGCGCAGTTCTGCGCCCCCGGTGACACCATCTGCAACGGTGCCCCCGTCGGCGGGCCGAGTATCCAGCACGCCTTCTACGCGTTCAACGGGATGATGGACGCCGCATCGGACTTCGTGGTGCGACGGCTCTGACTCCGCGCTACTTGGGCGCGAGCGCCGACAACGCCCGGTCGGCGTGCACCGACATGTCGAACTCCGAGGCGATCACGTCGGCCACGGTGCCGTCGGCACGGATGGCGAAGGTCGTGCGCTTGGTCGGCATCCCGACCTTGCCCAACAACCCGCGGCGCACGCCGTAGGCCTGCGCGACCGCGCCGTCGACGTCGGCGAGCAACGGATAGTCCAGGTTGTGTTCGCCGGTCCAGCGCTCCTGCTTCTCCACCGCGTCCCGGCTGATGCCGACCCGCTGGACCCCCGCGGCGGCGAACTCGGCCGCGAGGTCGCGGAAGTGACAGGCCTCCTTGGTACAACCCGGCGTGAACGCCGCCGGGTAGAAGAACAAGGCGACCGGTCCGTCGGCGAGCAGTTCGGACAGGCTGCGGGTCGTGCCGGTCTGGTCCGGCAGGGCAAAGTCGGGTGCGGTGTCACCGGGTTTCATGGTTGCCAGTCTGCCGTGCCCGGCGCCACCTGTCACGGGCGGAGTCGCCTGTCACGGGTGAGTCGACAGATCCCGTTTCAATCCGACGTGGGTGGCGGTGTAACCCTGCTGCGCATAGAACTCGCGGGCCCGCTCCCGCTCCTCGTCGGTGGTCACCTGTGCCAGCGACGCACCATGGGCCCGACCGTGTTTGTGTGCCCACGCCAGCATCGCCGCACCCAATCCGTGCGAGCGTTCCGGGCGTGCCACCCGCAGCCCCTCGATCTGCAGTCGGGTGGTCCCGCCGCGCAGCAACCCGGGCAGGACGGTGAGTTGCATGGTGCCCACGACCGTCCCCTCGGCGGCGCGCACCACGGCCAGGTACTGGGAACGATCCCGCGCCACGACGTCGTAGGCGGCCTCGTACGGTGCATACTCGGCCACTTCGCGGGTACGGCCGATCGGGTCGTCGAGCAGGAGCGCCACGATCGCCGGCACGTCGTCGCGCGTGGCCCGTTCCACCCGGAAGGCGGCCCCGTCTCGGTTGTGCAGGACGCCGCCGACCGATGACCGCGCGCCGGCCTGCAGCGTGGCGACCAGGCGATCGAGCCAGCCCCCGACGTTCACCCTCGCCTGCGGGGTGTCGGGATAGCGGCACCGCAGGTGCAATCCCGACGCGTCGAGGATGAACCAGAGCATGACACCGTCGGTGCGGATCGTCGCCCCCACGTATTGGGCGTCAAGCCCGGCGGCGTCGACACGGACCGGGAGGCGGCGCAGGTCCAGCCACGAGATCGCGAACATTCCCGGCGCCTCGGGCATGCCGCCCCACGGGGCCAGCACGTCGTCGAGCGGCCAGGAACCCAACCAGACCGCCTCCCGGACCGCCGCCGCGGCTGCGCGCGGGCCGACCGTGTCCGACTCGAGGACCGAATTGGTGATGAACCAGCCGACCGAGTCGTGCCAGGTCTCGTCGTACCGGCTGTGCACCGGGAACACCGCGCGCAGCGGCGCGTCGGCCATGTCGCGGGTCACCTCGGTCATCGCCGACACCGCGAGCGCCAAGG
The window above is part of the Gordonia crocea genome. Proteins encoded here:
- a CDS encoding SelT/SelW/SelH family protein, which translates into the protein MPEPATTEPAITITYCSQCNWLLRASWLAGELLSTFGAELAGVTLVPGTGGVFTVDVDGERVWDRTADGGFPDAAQLKRRVRDAALPDWNLGHGEAP
- a CDS encoding peroxiredoxin, with protein sequence MKPGDTAPDFALPDQTGTTRSLSELLADGPVALFFYPAAFTPGCTKEACHFRDLAAEFAAAGVQRVGISRDAVEKQERWTGEHNLDYPLLADVDGAVAQAYGVRRGLLGKVGMPTKRTTFAIRADGTVADVIASEFDMSVHADRALSALAPK
- a CDS encoding cutinase family protein; this translates as MIRRWSALALSAFTALSGLVIAAAPASAARCADVEVLWARGTAEPAAPIGLTGLAFVETLRRHTPGRSLHAQGVQYEASDKFTNRGEFAHSVNRGVKAAQNEIKYLSARCPRSRIVFGGFSQGAVVAGYALVDKLQIPRKYQQYAHYAPAPLPASVTPHIAAVITFGAPSKRFIRDVGAPPITIAGRFAPKVAQFCAPGDTICNGAPVGGPSIQHAFYAFNGMMDAASDFVVRRL
- a CDS encoding GNAT family N-acetyltransferase; amino-acid sequence: MRLTNVAHLRLPFGRLLGYDVSVSEPGAPLPVSFDQRRHVGEGDRPGSWMALSFRLAGPVPLDDLAAAWLAVIARHGTLRSVFAPDEDGKPTLAGVEIGPGQWVDHPIGPGQAVNDALRDVLDRDCSSYSRPAHRLCVLDTAAGPTVIVAADHSHVDMWSMLVILRDLLASLAQLRDGGPAALGEVPPFAAHTRALRERPEAPIEVRQRWAEIIADSGGVMPLFPLPLGTAQPHAERVEVRDVFDVDDSAAFAAQARDDGVSTLALAVSAMTEVTRDMADAPLRAVFPVHSRYDETWHDSVGWFITNSVLESDTVGPRAAAAAVREAVWLGSWPLDDVLAPWGGMPEAPGMFAISWLDLRRLPVRVDAAGLDAQYVGATIRTDGVMLWFILDASGLHLRCRYPDTPQARVNVGGWLDRLVATLQAGARSSVGGVLHNRDGAAFRVERATRDDVPAIVALLLDDPIGRTREVAEYAPYEAAYDVVARDRSQYLAVVRAAEGTVVGTMQLTVLPGLLRGGTTRLQIEGLRVARPERSHGLGAAMLAWAHKHGRAHGASLAQVTTDEERERAREFYAQQGYTATHVGLKRDLSTHP
- a CDS encoding glycoside hydrolase family 3 C-terminal domain-containing protein; translated protein: MATNPIDHRDRAREIVAGLDLDQKAALTTGAGFWDTVGIDGAGIVAVTLTDGPHGIRKQTEGGDALGLNNSVVAVCFPPAVAMAATFDPAVAEEVGDALGRACLAEKVGVLLGPGINIKRSPLGGRNFEYYSEDPILAGAMAAAFVRGVQRHGVGTSLKHFAANNQETERFRISSDIDPRPLHEIYLRAFEHVVRTAQPWSVMAAYNKINGVYATQNTWLLTDTLRQRWGFEGFVVSDWGAVDDRVAAAAAGLDLQMPGPGQGPAELVVAVREGRLSETAVDACAERVVSLALAAQANSVDTTYDHEAQHELAVTAARRCLVLLANEPVDGTPLLPLAPTTRVAVIGEFARTPRYQGGGSSKVNPTRVDAAVDAIAALALPDVVFEPGFTVDGTGDESALRAAAVARAAAAEVAVVFLGVPAGDESEGFDRTDWRLPQVQLDLLVAVLAANPATVVVLSHGAVVDLAEVVAAPAVLDGLLLGEGGGAAVADILYGLDDPSGRLAETIPLRLADNPAHLDFPGEQLHVRYGEGVFVGYRGYDARGLAVRFPFGHGLSYTTTTFTEVAATTTAAGIDVAITVTNTGDRDGRTVVQVYTGLDESVVARPPRELKGMAALALSAGESRRVTISLARPDLAYWDREIDDWVVEGGRYRIDVGHSSRDIDATVSVEVAGDTSTKPLGLDSTLSELLAVPHGRAAILGQLQKSLGLTEIDPTLEQLIGSIPLRRVVPMLGLDAAELTAALADA